From one Trifolium pratense cultivar HEN17-A07 linkage group LG1, ARS_RC_1.1, whole genome shotgun sequence genomic stretch:
- the LOC123917834 gene encoding nuclear intron maturase 4, mitochondrial-like: MAKVTTAYYFLKPLHSLSFFRFTSSLATELASLIEQNSSPAKTINPKLQTRMQLKRFLELRIKKRVKSQLSHHDGKFHNLIQNVVSNPQTLLDAYNIIKINSNILTVSAEDNGDGYFLNDVAQRLNEGSFDVNANTHSISTRKKKKNRRGFDEKEEEELLMLDLVLPNLKLRVVQEALRIVLEVIFKPNFSKISHGCRSGRGCVAALKYICKGVVSPDWWFTLLVEKKIDRLLMEKLVCVMEDKIEDGCLFGLIRSMFDARVLNFEFGGFPKGDGLPQEGILSPTLMNIYLDLFDSEFHRLLMKYEGVCGGGEVVDGDKPSSALRSWFRRQLAGSSNGGVGGVESSGVKVYCLRFMDEIFFAVSGSRDCAVSFKSVIENYLKESLMLDVGDRTNVLPCVGAGSGVRFLGSLVKRNVEDSPAVKAVHKMKDKVEMFALQKLEVWNYGTARIGKKWLGHGLKKVKESEIKHLADSSSLLSQVSHFRKSGMETDHWYKQLLKIWMQDVGVKNAKSEENVLSKFVGEPALPQELTDSFYEFMKQTEKYISTEADSILKLFPNNNSLTEQVIAKTEIIAPVYAIKKRLERYGLTTPDGFARSANLLVMHDTSEIIDWFSGIACRWQKWYENCANFNEIKLLISDQVRKSCIRTLATKYRIHEMEIEKRFDEELSRLPPTQDAEKETVNEDLGVEVFDNDEALMYGITYSGLCLLSLARIVTEARPCNCFVIGCIASAPRVYTLHVMERQKSPSWKTGFSTCIHPSLNKRRLGLCKQHLRDLYLGHISLQSIDFGAWK; this comes from the coding sequence ATGGCCAAAGTCACCACCGCTTACTATTTCCTCAAACCACTTCACTCTCTCTCCTTTTTCAGATTCACTTCTTCACTAGCAACCGAACTTGCCTCATTAATCGAACAAAACTCTTCTCCTGCCAAAACCATTAACCCTAAACTCCAAACTCGTATGCAACTCAAACGCTTCCTCGAGCTCCGAATCAAAAAACGCGTCAAATCACAACTCTCTCACCACGACGGTAAATTCCACAACTTAATCCAAAACGTCGTTTCAAATCCCCAAACCCTCCTTGATGCTTACAACATCATCAAAATCAACTCCAACATCCTAACCGTTTCCGCCGAAGATAACGGAGACGGTTATTTCCTCAATGACGTGGCACAACGTCTTAACGAAGGTAGTTTTGATGTGAATGCGAATACTCATTCCATCTCGacgagaaagaagaagaagaacagaAGAGGATTTGATgagaaggaggaggaggaatTGTTGATGTTGGATTTGGTGCTTCCTAATTTGAAGCTGAGAGTTGTTCAGGAAGCGTTGAGGATTGTTTTAGAAGTGATTTTCAAGCCAAATTTCTCAAAGATTTCGCACGGTTGTCGGAGTGGAAGAGGATGCGTGGCGGCGTTGAAGTATATTTGTAAAGGTGTGGTGAGTCCTGATTGGTGGTTTACTTTGCTTGTGGAGAAGAAAATTGATAGATTATTGATGGAGAAGTTGGTTTGTGTAATGGAGGATAAGATTGAGGATGgttgtttgtttggtttgattAGGAGTATGTTTGATGCTagggttttgaattttgagtttgGTGGTTTTCCTAAGGGAGATGGTTTGCCTCAAGAAGGGATTTTGTCTCCGACTTTGATGAATATTTATCTTGATTTGTTTGATAGTGAGTTTCATAGATTGTTGATGAAATACGAAGGTGTGTGCGGCGGTGGAGAGGTTGTTGATGGTGATAAGCCGAGCTCTGCATTGCGCAGTTGGTTTAGGAGACAGTTGGCTGGTAGTAGTAATGGTGGTGTTGGTGGTGTTGAGAGTTCTGGTGTTAAAGTTTATTGTCTTAGGTTTATGGATGAGATTTTTTTCGCGGTTTCTGGTTCTAGGGATTGTGCTGTTAGTTTTAAGTCTGTGATTGAGAATTATTTGAAAGAGTCTTTGATGTTGGATGTTGGGGATCGGACCAATGTGTTGCCTTGTGTAGGGGCTGGTAGCGGTGTTCGGTTTTTGGGGAGCTTGGTAAAGAGGAATGTTGAAGACAGTCCTGCTGTGAAAGCGGTTCACAAGATGAAAGATAAAGTTGAAATGTTTGCCTTGCAGAAGCTTGAGGTTTGGAATTATGGGACGGCTAGAATAGGGAAGAAATGGTTGGGTCATGGTTTGAAGAAAGTGAAAGAATCAGAGATCAAACATTTAGCTGATAGTAGCTCGCTTCTTAGTCAGGTTTCGCATTTCCGAAAGTCCGGGATGGAAACTGATCATTGGTATAAGCAGTTGTTGAAGATATGGATGCAGGATGTTGGAGTGAAAAATGCCAAAAGTGAAGAAAATGTCTTGTCTAAGTTTGTTGGAGAGCCGGCTCTTCCGCAAGAGCTAACAGATTCTTTTTACGAGTTTATGAAACAGACAGAGAAGTATATATCTACTGAGGCTGAttctattctcaaactttttcCGAATAATAACAGCTTGACAGAACAGGTGATAGCTAAAACTGAGATCATTGCTCCTGTCTATGCCATAAAAAAGCGTCTCGAGAGGTATGGATTGACTACACCAGATGGTTTTGCACGATCTGCTAATTTGCTTGTCATGCACGATACTAGTGAAATTATTGACTGGTTTTCGGGGATTGCTTGCCGCTGGCAAAAATGGTACGAGAACTGTGCTAACTTTAATGAGATAAAGCTTTTGATATCTGATCAAGTTAGGAAATCATGCATTCGTACTTTAGCAACAAAGTATCGGATACATGAAATGGAGATAGAAAAACGGTTTGATGAAGAACTTAGCAGGCTTCCACCAACACAGGACGCAGAGAAGGAGACAGTGAATGAAGACTTGGGTGTTGAAGTTTTTGACAACGACGAGGCGTTAATGTACGGAATCACGTATAGTGGTTTGTGTTTGTTGTCTCTGGCAAGAATTGTGACTGAAGCAAGACCATGTAATTGTTTTGTAATAGGGTGCATAGCTTCAGCACCAAGAGTCTATACTCTTCATGTAATGGAAAGACAAAAGTCTCCAAGCTGGAAAACTGGGTTTTCGACTTGCATTCATCCAAGCTTAAATAAACGGCGATTAGGGTTGTGTAAGCAGCATTTGAGGGATTTGTATCTTGGTCATATATCACTTCAGTCCATTGACTTTGGTGCATGGAAGTGA
- the LOC123895552 gene encoding serine/threonine-protein kinase CTR1-like, with protein MFGLNFGHHVLLHFIEDEGSIGSELHFRDGILYLLLVGLFYKGIKVCDFGLSRLKANTFLSSKSAAGTPESMAPEVLRDEPSNEKSDIYSFGVIMWELATLQQPWGNLNPAQVVAAVGFKGKRLEIPRELNPQIAAIIEACWANEPWKRPPFASIMDSLWSLLKPPTPQPGLPNIPSLT; from the exons ATGTTTGGTTTGAACTTTGGTCATCATGTATTGCTTCATTTCATCGAAGATGAAGGTTCTATTGGAAGCGAGTTGCATTTCAGAGACGGGATTCTGTACTTACTACTTGTTGGCCTATTTTATAAAGGTATAAAG GTTTGTGATTTTGGGCTTTCCCGCTTAAAGGCCAATACATTTCTCTCTTCCAAGTCAGCTGCTGGGACT CCTGAGTCGATGGCTCCAGAAGTTCTTCGCGACGAGCCATCAAATGAGAAGTCTGATATTTACAGCTTTGGAGTAATCATGTGGGAGCTTGCAACATTGCAACAGCCGTGGGGTAATTTGAACCCGGCACAG GTTGTTGCTGCTGTAGGCTTCAAGGGAAAAAGACTTGAGATCCCGCGCGAGTTGAATCCCCAAATAGCTGCAATAATTGAGGCTTGCTGGGCCAA TGAGCCTTGGAAACGCCCTCCTTTCGCCAGTATTATGGACTCTCTGTGGTCATTACTCAAACCCCCTACACCTCAACCTGGTCTTCCAAACATACCAAGTCTCACCTGA